Part of the Paenibacillus terrae HPL-003 genome is shown below.
TGCATCAGCAGGTATCACCTATGGGGCACACGGGGTCTGGAGCTGGCATCGGAATGGTAAACGTTTCGGTGTCACCGGGGAAGGGTTCGATCAGCCTTATGACTGGCAGTCTGCCCTTAAATTTGAAGGGGCATGGGATTATGGTTTTGCAAAATGGCTTTTTAAAATGTATGGCCTTTCTGATCTCAGGCCTTGGGATGTTGTGCTTAAAAATACCGAAGAGATCCGTGCTGCAGCAACTATAGATCTATCTGCATTTGCCATTTACGTTCCTTTCAATACCGTACTAAAACTGAACGCAGTACTTGATGGGTATGATATTACAACCATCGATCTGGAACACCGCCGCTTTGCTGTTACTTCAGTAAAAACACAAGATAATAAAACGATTATTGAGATGCACGATTTTAGGGCGGATGTTCTGCTGATTGGCGTGCGCAATCCTTCGTAATCCTCCATTCTGTCCATTACTCATTGTTCCCTATCACCGATACATATTCTTGTCACTGGCTTTTAGCAAGAACATGTATCGGTTTGCCTGGCATTGATCAACATGGGCCCATGTTTATAAATTAAAATATGTATGCTGCTCTCCTGTCGGTTTCAGTATCTTCTTTTTATTTACAGCAAAACTCAAATAAAAAATGGGGTGCTCTAAACACCCCAACACGAATTCATCGATATATATTTACTTCAATTGAACGGTAAGATTACGTATGTTCAGCTCTTTCTGTCTTCTTTGATAATCAGAGAACTGTAGGCCGGAATCATGACCGTTCCTTTCTTCACCTTCACATCCTTTGAGGTGGAGAAGACCACTTTCCACTTGCCTTTATCCAAATCTTTGATCTGCAGGGTAACCGGTTCTCCGGACAGGTTATGATATAGATACAATGTTTCTTTGCCTGAAGTGCGTCTAAATGCGGTTACGCTGGCAGAATCTGTTTGGACCGGTTCCAGACTGTCGCTGCGGAGAGCTTCATGTTCTTCCCTTAGACGGATGAGCGTGCGGTAGCTTTGCAGCAAGGAATCATCGTCCTGCAGCTGCGCTTCGACCGATACTTCGCCAGTGTTGTATTTGGGTTCCTCCCACGTCGTTTGGCCGGGGCCATCTCCCTTGTACCAGCGCATAGGCTCCCGTAGATACTCATCGGGCTTCTCTCCCTTCATGCCGATTTCTTCCCCGTAATAAAGAAACGGCTGCCCCGGCAACGTCAAAAGAATCGAAGCAGCCAGTTTGGCTTTTCGCACATCCCCGCCTAGCTCGCTCATGACACGGGTCTGGTCATGGTTGCTCAGGAATGGAGCATCGAGTGCCGCCTTATTGTACGATTTGTACAATTTCAGCGTTTTCTCGGCGAATGTCGCAATACCCTGATCCCGGCCATTTTTTATGGAGCTCAGAATTGTTCCGCCCAGGTCAAAATTAAACAGGGAGTGAAGCGGTCCGTAGTAAGGAGCTATCGTCTCCGGTTTGTCCCATACCTCCCCCGCCAGATATACATTTGGATTTACCCTCTCCATCTCGGAACGGAATTCATTCCACCAGGCGATGTTTTTATCGGCACCCTCCTTCGTCTGCCCTTTAAAAATATGCATCGCCGCGTCAAGCCGGAACCCGTCTGCACCCTGCTGCAGCCAATACTTGCCGACCTTGATCATTTCTTTGCGAACTTCGGGATTGTCAAAGTTCAAATCCGGCATTCCCGACCAGAACGTACCGTAGAAATACCCTTCACCATTCGGATTCTTATGCCATACCTGTTGTCCCCACGAGCCTTTTTCATCCAGATCTGCGTTCTTATCTGCCCATACGTAATAGTCATGGTATTTGCTTTGCGGGTCGGCGCTGGCCTCCTTGAACCAAGGGTGCTCGCTGCTCGAATGATTGATAACAAGGTCCATGATCACCTTGATACCCTTTTGGTGCGCTTCTTTCATCAAGGTACGGAAATCATTCAGATTCCCATACTGCGAATCCACTTGATAGTAGTCGGTTACATCGTATTTATGGTAGCTTGGAGACGGATTGAGGGGCATGAGCCAGAGGCCGCTGACCTGCAGATCCTTGCCTGAA
Proteins encoded:
- a CDS encoding alpha-amylase family glycosyl hydrolase; the encoded protein is MTRNKRLRRLSTAMLTVPMLMMFASGAMAEQEMNGHKPPVSTGSGVFYEIYINSFYDSNGDGHGDLKGITQKLDYLNDGKLRSGKDLQVSGLWLMPLNPSPSYHKYDVTDYYQVDSQYGNLNDFRTLMKEAHQKGIKVIMDLVINHSSSEHPWFKEASADPQSKYHDYYVWADKNADLDEKGSWGQQVWHKNPNGEGYFYGTFWSGMPDLNFDNPEVRKEMIKVGKYWLQQGADGFRLDAAMHIFKGQTKEGADKNIAWWNEFRSEMERVNPNVYLAGEVWDKPETIAPYYGPLHSLFNFDLGGTILSSIKNGRDQGIATFAEKTLKLYKSYNKAALDAPFLSNHDQTRVMSELGGDVRKAKLAASILLTLPGQPFLYYGEEIGMKGEKPDEYLREPMRWYKGDGPGQTTWEEPKYNTGEVSVEAQLQDDDSLLQSYRTLIRLREEHEALRSDSLEPVQTDSASVTAFRRTSGKETLYLYHNLSGEPVTLQIKDLDKGKWKVVFSTSKDVKVKKGTVMIPAYSSLIIKEDRKS